A region from the Volucribacter amazonae genome encodes:
- a CDS encoding gp16 family protein — protein sequence MHQNNQRQALIAKIHIAKNQLKLDEDTYRQMLQGLTGKASCRLMKIADLNKVLEAMKRRGFKAQHKQKRPEPAKYKAIYLAKITALLCQYKLPPSYADSMAKQAFGVDFVHWLSVDKLKKVIQMLAVYHQRQQQKR from the coding sequence ATGCACCAGAACAACCAACGTCAAGCGTTAATCGCTAAGATTCATATTGCGAAAAATCAGCTTAAATTAGATGAAGACACTTACCGTCAAATGCTACAAGGTTTAACAGGCAAAGCGAGCTGTCGTTTAATGAAAATCGCTGATCTCAATAAAGTCTTAGAAGCGATGAAACGGCGAGGATTTAAAGCTCAACATAAACAAAAACGCCCTGAACCTGCCAAGTATAAGGCGATATATTTAGCCAAAATTACGGCGTTACTCTGCCAATATAAACTGCCACCAAGCTATGCGGATAGCATGGCAAAACAAGCCTTTGGTGTTGATTTTGTGCATTGGTTAAGTGTTGATAAGCTAAAAAAAGTCATTCAAATGTTAGCGGTTTATCATCAACGACAACAGCAGAAAAGATAG
- a CDS encoding ANR family transcriptional regulator: MKHNFKQLSQLAAEVEKAGDLSYAAELWRKSASLAQNPQNQDYCLNRMAFCLHWKGAKNGH, encoded by the coding sequence ATGAAACACAATTTTAAACAATTAAGCCAATTGGCGGCAGAAGTAGAAAAGGCTGGCGACCTGAGTTATGCCGCAGAGTTATGGCGAAAATCGGCAAGTTTAGCCCAAAATCCGCAAAACCAAGACTATTGCTTAAACCGTATGGCGTTTTGCTTACATTGGAAAGGAGCGAAGAATGGACATTAA
- a CDS encoding DUF3164 family protein has protein sequence MSKTVIEGKTYWKDAKGHLTPDELVREIDKERDALVRDFVEKAMNVQQAMKAFKQQVFNDVGAFVDLSSEKYGVKMGGRKGNLTLFTYDGKYKLQVAVSDHIRFDERIHAAKTLIDECLHEWSVEARPELRSLIDSAFQVDKEGNLSTARIFSLRKVDIQDERWLKAMQAISDSMQVVSSKDYIRFYERDEQGKYQPISLDLAGI, from the coding sequence ATGAGCAAAACAGTCATTGAAGGAAAAACTTACTGGAAAGATGCGAAAGGGCATTTAACCCCAGATGAGTTAGTGAGGGAAATAGATAAAGAGCGTGATGCCCTAGTGCGTGATTTTGTTGAAAAGGCAATGAATGTACAACAGGCAATGAAAGCCTTTAAGCAACAAGTTTTCAATGATGTTGGGGCATTTGTTGACCTGTCTTCGGAAAAATACGGGGTAAAAATGGGCGGGCGTAAAGGGAATTTAACCCTCTTTACCTATGACGGTAAATATAAATTGCAAGTGGCGGTATCTGACCATATTCGGTTTGATGAGCGTATTCACGCAGCCAAAACCTTGATTGATGAATGTTTGCATGAATGGTCAGTTGAAGCCCGCCCTGAACTACGTTCATTAATTGATAGCGCTTTCCAAGTGGATAAGGAAGGTAACTTAAGCACTGCTCGTATTTTTTCATTAAGAAAGGTAGATATTCAAGATGAGCGTTGGCTAAAAGCCATGCAAGCCATTTCGGACAGTATGCAGGTGGTTAGCAGTAAAGATTATATCCGCTTTTATGAACGCGATGAGCAAGGTAAATATCAGCCAATTTCACTCGATTTGGCAGGGATTTAA
- a CDS encoding AAA family ATPase: protein MKEQLIHYMQQTGMTQTQVAKALGKSNAVISQYLKGEYKGRVDEIDQAVERLISRQKDKVIDRKFDNKFVPTFVAKQCLDVLHIAHVEGEINVITGEAGLGKTQALKQYKNENPEVILIEVEPSCSPKVLLKTLCQQLNVNDTGANHDLFSRITDKLGNNKGFSRLIIVDEAELLSTKSLEYLRRIHDLTGCGLVLAGMPRLIVNLKGKYGELAQLYSRVALACDLGNSLPDEDVCLLAENGLGTSAFNQKLIQASKGNARRLNKLMRGVIRIAEINHRDIDDELIDAYAKMLIH from the coding sequence ATGAAAGAACAATTAATCCACTATATGCAACAAACAGGTATGACACAAACACAAGTCGCCAAAGCCTTAGGCAAATCCAACGCAGTCATCAGCCAATATTTAAAAGGCGAATATAAAGGGCGAGTTGATGAAATTGATCAGGCTGTTGAGCGACTTATCAGCCGTCAGAAAGACAAAGTGATTGATAGAAAATTTGATAACAAATTTGTACCGACCTTTGTGGCTAAACAATGCCTTGATGTGTTGCATATTGCCCACGTTGAGGGCGAAATCAATGTGATTACAGGCGAGGCAGGTTTAGGCAAAACCCAAGCCTTAAAACAATACAAAAACGAAAATCCAGAAGTGATTTTAATTGAAGTAGAACCAAGTTGCTCGCCAAAAGTGTTATTGAAAACCCTCTGCCAACAACTGAATGTGAATGATACAGGGGCAAATCACGATCTATTTTCTCGTATTACCGACAAACTTGGCAATAACAAAGGATTTAGCCGATTAATTATTGTTGATGAAGCTGAATTGTTAAGCACCAAAAGCCTTGAGTATTTACGTCGTATTCACGACCTAACAGGCTGTGGGCTGGTGCTAGCAGGTATGCCGAGATTAATTGTGAATTTAAAAGGGAAATATGGCGAATTGGCTCAACTTTATAGCCGAGTGGCGTTGGCTTGCGATTTGGGCAATAGCCTACCTGATGAAGATGTTTGTTTATTGGCTGAAAATGGATTGGGAACATCAGCTTTTAATCAAAAACTGATCCAAGCAAGCAAAGGTAATGCTCGTCGCTTAAACAAATTAATGCGAGGGGTTATCCGTATTGCAGAAATTAACCATCGGGACATTGATGATGAGTTGATTGATGCCTATGCAAAAATGTTAATCCACTAA
- a CDS encoding Mu transposase C-terminal domain-containing protein: MSQKSLKTHYSAKELLEFSLSDLPKSVQGIIYQAKKQLWKTQKRKGKGGGVEYALSSLPTELQKEILDKVSKSVVQSKPNSQQIIKQINLDELTTNQRQIADARMALVAYVQQLEQALPRYKAIRMLCDNAKKGELPNEVMQLVHIANAKNGKGCGRVLSERTLNQWVLDYKKCNSPAERLKALAPAKRMAKKAEDIAWLSDFLACYRTTKGVSIAEAYQQFCHTWQQAYVDQPLMLKRCPSLGVVRRAMDKLPTHIKEIGRKTGAELRALNTYVKRDWSVLRANDVWVGDGHSMKMKVQHPDHGRPFIPELTLVMDAASRFIVGWSVSLSENCIAVADAIRNGVENHGIPAIYYSDNGGGEKNWTLDADITGILPRLGINHQTGIPGNPQGRGIIERVNQTLALRIARQFETYHGTGADRETVRKTHTAVLSLDKALRKGNSELTDKQRWAIGKLPTWKQFIDAVEAGVNWYNNEHIHREIGTTPAMKRKALLNDDDIVYITPIEARDMFRPQVLRVAQRGWVSLFNNDYFSQKLLDVDGEKVAVSFDIHQAETVIIRTLEGSYLCEAQWNGNKREAFPLSFVEKTRQERQQRRAKIKQEQLQAINDELNPVIQINPNSNLLHQLATKQVIPQKSKIAILPSELQHKGK; encoded by the coding sequence ATGAGTCAGAAAAGTTTGAAAACACATTATTCAGCAAAAGAATTATTAGAGTTTAGTTTATCTGATCTCCCTAAATCAGTGCAAGGAATTATTTATCAAGCAAAAAAACAACTTTGGAAAACTCAAAAAAGAAAAGGCAAAGGTGGTGGTGTTGAATATGCTCTGTCTTCTCTACCAACTGAATTGCAGAAAGAAATTTTAGATAAAGTTTCTAAATCGGTCGTGCAAAGTAAGCCAAATTCACAACAAATTATTAAACAAATAAACCTAGACGAACTCACCACCAATCAACGCCAAATCGCTGATGCAAGAATGGCTTTAGTGGCTTATGTTCAACAGTTAGAGCAAGCCTTGCCGCGTTATAAAGCGATAAGAATGTTGTGTGATAACGCTAAAAAGGGCGAGTTGCCTAATGAAGTGATGCAATTAGTCCATATTGCTAATGCTAAAAATGGTAAAGGTTGTGGGCGTGTACTGTCAGAAAGAACATTAAATCAATGGGTTTTAGATTATAAAAAATGCAATAGTCCCGCAGAGCGATTAAAAGCCTTAGCACCAGCTAAACGTATGGCGAAAAAAGCGGAAGATATTGCTTGGTTATCTGATTTCTTAGCTTGTTATCGCACCACAAAAGGGGTTTCTATTGCCGAAGCCTATCAGCAATTTTGCCATACATGGCAACAAGCCTATGTTGATCAGCCATTAATGTTAAAGCGTTGCCCAAGTTTAGGTGTGGTGCGGCGTGCAATGGATAAATTGCCAACCCATATCAAAGAAATTGGACGTAAAACAGGGGCGGAATTACGAGCGTTGAATACTTATGTTAAACGTGATTGGTCGGTGTTGCGAGCCAATGATGTTTGGGTAGGCGATGGACATTCTATGAAAATGAAAGTGCAACACCCTGATCATGGTCGCCCTTTTATCCCTGAATTAACCTTAGTGATGGACGCTGCCAGCCGATTTATTGTGGGGTGGTCAGTTTCCCTTTCTGAAAACTGTATTGCGGTCGCCGATGCTATTCGTAATGGGGTAGAAAATCATGGTATTCCTGCCATTTATTATTCTGACAACGGTGGCGGTGAAAAGAACTGGACATTAGACGCTGATATTACAGGGATTTTACCAAGACTGGGCATTAACCATCAAACAGGTATTCCCGGCAATCCGCAAGGGCGAGGCATTATTGAACGGGTCAACCAAACCTTAGCTTTAAGAATCGCTCGTCAATTTGAAACTTATCATGGCACAGGGGCTGATCGTGAAACGGTCAGAAAAACCCATACAGCGGTGTTAAGCCTTGACAAAGCCTTACGCAAAGGCAATAGCGAATTAACCGACAAACAACGTTGGGCAATCGGTAAATTGCCAACGTGGAAACAGTTTATTGATGCGGTGGAGGCAGGTGTGAATTGGTACAACAATGAGCATATTCATCGTGAAATTGGGACAACGCCAGCAATGAAGCGTAAAGCCTTATTAAATGACGATGACATTGTGTATATCACACCGATTGAGGCTCGAGATATGTTTAGACCGCAAGTATTACGGGTCGCACAACGAGGCTGGGTGTCGTTATTTAATAATGATTACTTTAGTCAAAAATTGCTTGATGTGGACGGTGAGAAAGTGGCGGTATCCTTTGATATTCATCAAGCCGAGACGGTAATTATCCGCACTTTAGAGGGGAGCTATCTATGCGAAGCTCAGTGGAATGGGAATAAACGTGAAGCCTTTCCATTGTCCTTTGTTGAGAAAACTCGCCAAGAACGTCAGCAACGGCGAGCCAAAATTAAACAAGAACAGTTACAAGCCATTAATGATGAGCTTAATCCTGTTATTCAGATTAACCCTAACAGTAATTTATTACACCAGTTGGCAACCAAACAAGTGATACCACAGAAAAGCAAAATTGCGATTTTACCATCAGAATTACAGCACAAGGGGAAATAA
- a CDS encoding helix-turn-helix domain-containing protein has protein sequence MSTLTQTKKTAEDWHRADIIAALHKKGWSLRQLSLKHGYSQASTLKNALDRPWLKGEKIIAEAIGIPPEEIWAERFAHRNNKKFADK, from the coding sequence ATGAGTACATTAACACAAACTAAAAAAACAGCTGAAGATTGGCATCGAGCCGACATCATCGCTGCATTACATAAAAAGGGCTGGAGTTTACGCCAGCTCTCGTTAAAGCACGGTTACAGTCAAGCTAGCACATTAAAAAATGCGTTAGACAGACCTTGGTTAAAGGGTGAAAAAATAATAGCAGAAGCTATCGGTATTCCACCAGAAGAAATCTGGGCAGAACGATTTGCTCACCGTAATAATAAAAAATTTGCTGATAAGTAA
- a CDS encoding helix-turn-helix domain-containing protein: MASKFKNSSLIGNRIREHREKLNLTRPELAKAVDVSLSALQGWEMNEREPQASMIIKIAETLNVSPNYLLTGEIEKQSHSSTNINSLTVDEAFIALKNAVSEVMQKSVQNDIELSSEEKQIILNFRRCNQEQKQAINMMINTMVSTSLANIKPSNEDDRTRKEDILRHANG, from the coding sequence ATGGCTTCAAAGTTTAAAAATAGCTCTTTAATAGGCAACAGGATAAGAGAACATAGAGAAAAATTAAATTTAACTCGCCCGGAGTTAGCAAAAGCAGTTGATGTATCACTATCAGCATTACAAGGTTGGGAAATGAATGAAAGAGAGCCGCAAGCCTCAATGATTATAAAAATAGCAGAAACGCTAAATGTTTCTCCAAATTATTTATTGACTGGTGAAATTGAAAAACAAAGCCATTCATCTACTAATATAAATTCCCTTACCGTAGATGAAGCCTTTATCGCATTGAAAAATGCTGTTTCAGAGGTCATGCAAAAATCAGTTCAAAATGACATAGAGCTAAGTAGTGAAGAGAAACAGATTATTCTTAATTTTAGGCGTTGTAATCAAGAACAGAAACAAGCCATCAATATGATGATAAATACTATGGTATCAACATCATTAGCAAATATTAAGCCTAGTAATGAAGATGATAGAACCCGAAAAGAAGATATACTTCGCCACGCTAACGGTTAG
- a CDS encoding gluconate:H+ symporter: MSNEMLILIGLASVIALLIIMIKGKVHPFLALGLVSIAVALSAGIPMNKVVPTLISGMGGTLGGVALIVGLGAMLGKIIEKSNGADVLANWLLNKFGEKHAPFALGMTGFIFGIPVFVDVGFIVLIPIIFSVARRIGGNMLVYSLPIGLSMLLVHVLLPPHPGIVAGAQSLQADIGLVLGIGLIAALPTYLLGHLCIPFFTKRNFVAVPTSSDLIQQQKKIAQQEQGLPAFGTVLAMIVFPLLLIMLGTVTATTLPKDNLIREIFSMVGSSPFALLMAVFLSSYVLGIRRGWNTDRLEEILNSALAPIAGIILITGAGGMFGKVLDASGVGKALADVLASTGLPLLLLAFILSALLRAAQGSATVATITTATILAPAAIAEQYTGLQISLLTLAIGAGSMTLSHVNDSLFWVWTKFFGISITEGLRTWTILSTIFGTIAFLFVSLIWFIFV, from the coding sequence ATGTCAAATGAAATGTTAATCCTTATCGGACTTGCCAGTGTCATTGCCTTGTTAATCATTATGATAAAAGGAAAAGTACACCCTTTTCTTGCATTAGGGTTAGTCAGTATCGCTGTCGCATTAAGTGCAGGCATTCCAATGAACAAAGTCGTTCCTACTTTAATTAGCGGAATGGGTGGTACATTAGGCGGTGTAGCCCTTATTGTGGGATTAGGAGCAATGCTCGGTAAAATTATTGAAAAATCTAATGGTGCTGATGTGCTTGCTAATTGGTTACTCAATAAATTTGGCGAAAAACATGCACCATTTGCCCTTGGTATGACAGGGTTTATCTTCGGTATCCCCGTTTTCGTTGATGTTGGTTTTATCGTATTAATTCCAATTATCTTTAGCGTGGCGAGACGTATAGGGGGCAATATGTTGGTATATTCCTTACCTATTGGTTTATCAATGCTACTCGTCCACGTTTTACTCCCACCTCATCCGGGGATCGTTGCAGGGGCACAAAGTTTACAAGCAGACATTGGTTTAGTGTTGGGTATCGGATTGATTGCCGCTTTACCGACTTATTTATTAGGGCATCTTTGCATTCCCTTTTTTACCAAACGTAATTTTGTCGCTGTACCAACTTCAAGCGATCTTATTCAACAACAAAAAAAGATCGCACAACAAGAGCAAGGCTTACCAGCTTTCGGGACAGTATTAGCGATGATTGTATTCCCACTGTTGTTGATTATGTTAGGTACGGTAACCGCAACCACATTACCAAAAGATAATCTCATCAGAGAAATCTTTAGTATGGTGGGAAGCTCTCCCTTTGCGTTATTAATGGCGGTATTTTTATCATCTTATGTTCTAGGTATTCGCCGAGGTTGGAATACAGATCGTTTAGAAGAAATACTCAACTCAGCTCTTGCACCAATCGCAGGGATTATTCTTATCACTGGTGCAGGGGGAATGTTTGGTAAAGTATTAGATGCCAGTGGGGTTGGTAAAGCACTTGCTGATGTATTGGCAAGCACAGGTTTACCTCTATTACTTCTTGCATTCATATTATCAGCTTTACTGCGTGCTGCCCAAGGTTCAGCGACGGTTGCCACTATTACTACCGCCACCATTCTTGCACCAGCAGCTATTGCAGAACAATATACAGGATTACAAATCTCACTCCTTACCTTGGCGATTGGAGCTGGCTCAATGACCTTATCACATGTTAATGACTCCTTATTTTGGGTATGGACAAAATTCTTTGGTATTTCCATTACCGAAGGCTTAAGAACATGGACAATTTTATCCACAATCTTTGGCACAATTGCTTTCTTATTTGTCAGCTTAATTTGGTTTATCTTTGTCTAA
- the otnI gene encoding 2-oxo-tetronate isomerase, translating to MPKFAANLTMMFNEVPFLERFAAAAKAGFNYVEYLWPYDYPAHELKAKLDQYGLKQVLFNTPAGNIEAGEWGIAAIPGRESDSQREIDLALEYAIALGCPNVHIMAAVVPDGADRQQYQQTFIKNVRYAADKFKPYGINVLLEALSPEVKPNYLLKSQFDTLAIVEQVARDNVFIQLDYFHAQNVDGNLSRLTDKLAKHIAHIQIASVPDRHEPDEGEINYQYLFDKLDAMGYEGYIGCEYKPRGETEQGLAWFSRYK from the coding sequence ATGCCAAAATTTGCCGCCAATTTAACGATGATGTTTAATGAAGTGCCGTTTTTAGAGCGTTTCGCTGCCGCTGCCAAAGCTGGATTTAACTATGTAGAATACCTTTGGCCTTATGATTATCCTGCTCACGAACTGAAAGCCAAACTCGATCAATATGGGCTAAAACAAGTGCTATTTAACACCCCAGCAGGCAATATTGAAGCTGGCGAATGGGGCATTGCTGCAATCCCCGGGCGAGAAAGCGATAGCCAACGTGAAATTGATCTTGCTTTAGAATATGCCATAGCCTTAGGTTGCCCTAATGTTCATATTATGGCGGCGGTTGTTCCTGACGGAGCTGATCGTCAGCAGTATCAACAAACCTTTATTAAAAATGTACGTTATGCCGCAGATAAGTTTAAACCCTATGGTATTAATGTACTGCTTGAAGCATTAAGCCCAGAAGTTAAACCCAATTATTTATTAAAAAGTCAATTTGATACCTTAGCGATTGTTGAACAAGTTGCACGAGATAATGTATTTATACAACTTGATTACTTCCACGCCCAAAATGTGGACGGTAACCTCTCTCGTCTTACTGACAAATTGGCTAAACATATCGCCCACATTCAAATTGCCTCTGTACCTGATCGCCACGAACCTGATGAAGGCGAAATTAACTATCAATACCTATTTGATAAGTTAGACGCAATGGGCTATGAGGGATATATCGGTTGTGAATATAAACCTCGTGGCGAAACCGAACAGGGGTTAGCGTGGTTTAGTCGGTATAAATAA
- a CDS encoding aldolase, whose translation MKEQQQKQQMVELARSLFERGYSVGGAGNLSVRLDAQRILVTPTGSSLGRLQADRLSVLDMQGNLLEGDKPSKESVFHLAMYQTNPTCQAIVHLHSTYLTALSCLQGLNPDNAMQAFTPYYVMRVGQLPIIPYYPPGDINIARELGERANTAKAFLLANHGVVVTGSDLIDAVDNCEELEETAKLYFILQGQAIRYLSDDEVNFLKNRGK comes from the coding sequence ATGAAAGAACAACAACAAAAACAACAAATGGTTGAATTAGCACGTTCTTTATTTGAACGTGGTTATAGTGTAGGTGGTGCGGGTAATCTCTCTGTACGACTTGATGCACAGCGTATTTTAGTTACCCCAACAGGATCTTCATTAGGGCGTTTGCAAGCTGATCGCCTTTCTGTATTGGATATGCAAGGCAATTTATTAGAGGGGGATAAACCCTCTAAAGAATCGGTTTTTCATTTAGCTATGTACCAAACCAATCCGACTTGCCAAGCCATTGTGCATTTACACTCAACCTATTTAACGGCGTTATCTTGTTTACAGGGGCTTAATCCTGATAATGCAATGCAAGCCTTCACGCCGTATTATGTTATGCGAGTAGGGCAATTACCGATAATCCCTTATTACCCACCGGGCGATATCAATATTGCAAGAGAATTAGGCGAGCGTGCCAATACCGCCAAAGCCTTTTTATTAGCTAATCATGGGGTAGTGGTAACAGGTTCAGATTTGATTGATGCCGTAGATAATTGTGAAGAATTGGAAGAAACTGCCAAGCTCTATTTTATCTTACAAGGGCAAGCTATCCGCTATCTAAGTGATGATGAAGTGAATTTTCTAAAAAACAGAGGAAAATAA
- the otnK gene encoding 3-oxo-tetronate kinase yields the protein MLGVIADDFTGASDIASFLTENGLKTVQMNGVPTQPLNEQVDAIVISLKSRSNPVQQAVQQSLQALDWLKTQGCEQFYFKYCSTFDSTAKGNIGPVTDALLEALGETFTVISPALPVNGRTIFNGYLFVGEQLLNESGMRNHPITPMKDANLIRLMDAQAQGKTGLVAYADVSQGANQVKARLTELQQQGYRYAVVDAVDNSQLATLAEAITDLKLVTGGSGLGAYMAARLSGGQTGKNAFAPTSTRGKTVILSGSCSLMTNQQVEYYQQYAASYWLDVAQTLNNPNYVEELYQWVVKHLDDEFAPMVYATVPAEKLAQIQQQFGAEKASHAIEQAFAKLAQKLKDYGVTHFITAGGETSSIVVQQLGFQGFHIGKQIAPGVPWLKAIEQPIFLALKSGNFGCKDFFRFAQGMAV from the coding sequence ATGCTAGGAGTTATTGCTGATGATTTTACTGGTGCAAGTGATATTGCCAGTTTTTTAACAGAAAATGGATTAAAAACGGTACAAATGAACGGTGTGCCAACACAACCATTGAACGAACAAGTTGATGCCATTGTAATTAGCCTGAAATCTCGTTCTAATCCTGTACAACAAGCGGTACAACAGTCTTTACAGGCATTAGATTGGCTAAAAACACAAGGCTGTGAGCAGTTTTATTTTAAATATTGCTCAACCTTTGATAGCACTGCCAAAGGAAACATAGGCCCAGTTACCGATGCTTTGCTGGAGGCTCTAGGCGAAACCTTTACAGTAATTAGCCCAGCCTTACCCGTTAATGGACGTACGATTTTCAATGGTTATTTGTTTGTTGGAGAACAATTATTAAATGAATCTGGTATGCGTAATCACCCTATTACCCCAATGAAAGATGCCAATTTAATACGTTTAATGGACGCTCAAGCACAGGGTAAAACAGGTTTAGTCGCTTATGCTGATGTGAGTCAGGGGGCAAATCAGGTTAAAGCACGTTTAACCGAGCTACAACAGCAAGGCTACCGTTATGCAGTGGTTGATGCGGTGGATAATAGCCAATTAGCTACCTTAGCAGAAGCCATTACGGATTTAAAGCTCGTTACGGGCGGCTCTGGCTTAGGGGCTTATATGGCAGCTCGTTTAAGTGGTGGGCAAACAGGAAAAAATGCCTTTGCACCAACTTCTACAAGAGGAAAAACGGTAATACTATCTGGTTCTTGTTCTTTAATGACCAATCAGCAAGTGGAATATTATCAACAATATGCCGCCAGTTATTGGCTAGATGTGGCACAAACGCTTAACAACCCTAATTATGTTGAGGAACTTTATCAATGGGTTGTCAAGCATTTAGACGATGAGTTTGCTCCAATGGTTTATGCTACCGTTCCTGCCGAAAAATTAGCACAAATCCAACAGCAATTTGGTGCAGAAAAAGCTAGCCACGCCATTGAGCAAGCCTTTGCTAAGTTAGCACAAAAATTAAAAGATTATGGCGTAACGCATTTTATTACCGCAGGCGGTGAAACCTCAAGTATTGTGGTACAGCAATTAGGTTTTCAAGGCTTCCACATTGGAAAACAAATTGCACCGGGTGTGCCTTGGCTAAAAGCCATTGAACAGCCGATTTTTCTTGCCTTGAAATCAGGTAATTTTGGTTGCAAAGATTTTTTCCGTTTTGCACAGGGTATGGCAGTATGA
- the ltnD gene encoding L-threonate dehydrogenase: MTTHSSYSVAIVGLGAMGMGAAKSCIRAGLDTYGIDLNPQALEELKQAGAKAVATSAVDFAQILDAVLLLVVNAQQVKAVLFGENGLASQLKAGTAVMVSSTISAQDAQQISQKLTEFGLIMLDAPVSGGAAKAANGEMTVMASGSEQAFDKLQPVLSAVAGKVYNIGQDIGLGATVKIIHQLLAGVHIAAGAEAMALAAKAGIPLDLMYDVVTHAAGNSWMFENRMKHVVEGDYTPLSMVDIFVKDLGLVNDTAKALHFPLHLASTAYAMFTQASNAGYGKQDDSAVIKIFSGVNLPSKQGEK; the protein is encoded by the coding sequence ATGACCACACATTCATCTTATTCAGTTGCTATTGTCGGTTTAGGAGCTATGGGAATGGGGGCTGCTAAATCTTGTATTCGAGCAGGCTTGGACACTTATGGTATCGATCTTAATCCACAAGCATTAGAAGAATTAAAACAAGCTGGTGCGAAGGCGGTAGCCACAAGTGCGGTGGATTTTGCACAAATTTTAGATGCTGTTTTATTATTAGTCGTTAATGCTCAACAAGTGAAAGCCGTATTATTTGGCGAAAATGGGTTGGCTTCTCAGTTAAAAGCAGGAACGGCGGTAATGGTATCGTCCACCATTTCCGCACAAGATGCACAACAAATTTCACAAAAATTAACAGAATTTGGTTTAATTATGCTTGATGCTCCAGTTTCTGGTGGTGCAGCAAAAGCAGCTAATGGCGAAATGACCGTTATGGCATCAGGTTCAGAGCAAGCATTCGATAAATTACAACCTGTATTATCAGCGGTAGCAGGTAAAGTCTATAACATTGGTCAAGATATTGGTTTAGGAGCAACCGTCAAAATTATTCATCAGTTATTAGCAGGTGTACATATTGCCGCAGGAGCAGAAGCAATGGCATTAGCTGCCAAAGCAGGTATTCCTTTGGATTTAATGTATGACGTGGTTACTCATGCCGCAGGTAATTCGTGGATGTTTGAAAACCGTATGAAACACGTGGTGGAAGGCGATTATACCCCATTGTCTATGGTTGATATTTTTGTCAAAGATTTGGGATTAGTGAATGACACAGCGAAGGCCTTGCACTTTCCGTTACATTTAGCCAGCACCGCTTATGCTATGTTTACCCAAGCCAGTAACGCAGGCTATGGTAAGCAAGATGACAGTGCGGTTATCAAAATTTTTAGCGGTGTGAATTTACCCTCTAAACAAGGAGAAAAATAA
- a CDS encoding DeoR/GlpR family DNA-binding transcription regulator: MIPVERQKKILNLIHQQQILGINDLVELFQVSHMTIRRDIKKLEDEGKIISVSGGIQLHERLASEPARIDKSLLFYPQKQRIGTQAAELIKANSTIYLDAGTTTLEIAKRICQREDLLVITNDFVITEFLSEQGKCQLIHTGGFVNKPNHSSVGELAAQFLRNISIDMAFISTSSWNIKGLTTPDENKIPVKKAIVQSSHQKVLVSDASKYGKVATFFLFPLTTFDKIICDKDLIENAQNAIQEMNIKLMLV; the protein is encoded by the coding sequence ATGATCCCAGTAGAACGGCAAAAGAAGATCCTTAATCTTATTCATCAGCAGCAAATACTTGGTATTAATGATTTAGTAGAGCTATTTCAAGTCTCCCATATGACAATACGGCGAGATATCAAAAAGCTGGAAGATGAAGGGAAAATTATTAGCGTTTCAGGCGGTATTCAATTACACGAACGTTTAGCCAGTGAGCCTGCTCGTATTGATAAATCTTTATTATTTTATCCACAAAAACAACGTATTGGGACACAAGCCGCAGAATTAATTAAAGCAAATAGCACGATTTATTTAGATGCGGGAACCACAACCTTGGAAATTGCTAAACGTATTTGTCAGCGTGAAGATTTGTTAGTGATTACTAATGATTTTGTGATCACTGAATTTCTTTCGGAACAAGGTAAGTGCCAATTAATCCACACAGGTGGATTTGTCAATAAACCAAATCATTCTTCGGTGGGGGAACTAGCCGCTCAGTTTCTACGTAATATTTCTATTGATATGGCATTTATTTCTACCTCTTCTTGGAATATAAAAGGGCTTACTACGCCAGATGAAAATAAAATTCCAGTGAAAAAAGCGATTGTACAATCTTCACATCAAAAGGTATTAGTGAGTGATGCATCTAAATATGGCAAAGTGGCGACTTTCTTTTTATTTCCTTTAACAACGTTTGACAAGATTATTTGTGATAAAGATTTAATTGAAAATGCACAAAATGCAATTCAAGAGATGAATATCAAGTTAATGTTAGTTTAG